The Glycine soja cultivar W05 chromosome 8, ASM419377v2, whole genome shotgun sequence genome has a window encoding:
- the LOC114423034 gene encoding serine hydroxymethyltransferase, mitochondrial-like, with translation MAMAMALRRLSSSIDKPLRPLFNAGSLYYKSSLPDEAVYDKERPGVTWPKQLNAPLEVVDPEIADIIELEKARQWKGLELIPSENFTSVSVMQAVGSVMTNKYSEGYPGARYYGGNEYIDMAETLCQKRALEAFRLDPAKWGVNVQPLSGSPANFHVYTALLKPHERIMALDLPHGGHLSHGYQTDTKKISAVSIFFETMPYRLNESTGYIDYDQMEKSATLFRPKLIVAGASAYARLYDYERVRKVCDKQKAILLADMAHISGLVAAGVIPSPFDYADVVTTTTHKSLRGPRGAMIFYRKGVKEINKQGKEVLYDYEDKINQAVFPGLQGGPHNHTITGLAVALKQATTPEYRAYQEQVLSNSFKFAQALSERSYELVSGGTENHLVLVNLKNKGIDGSRVEKVLEAVHIAANKNTVPGDVSAMVPGGIRMGTPALTSRGFVEEDFVKVAEFFDAAVKIAVKIKGESKGTKLKDFLATIESSSTFQSEIAKLRLDVEEYAKQFPTIGFDKATMKHKN, from the exons ATGGCGATGGCAATGGCGCTTCGCAGGCTTTCATCTTCAATTGACAAGCCTCTGCGCCCTCTCTTCAATGCCGGTTCCCTCTACTACAAG tcGTCTTTGCCTGATGAAGCTGTTTACGACAAGGAGCGACCCGGAGTTACA TGGCCGAAGCAGTTGAATGCTCCACTTGAGGTCGTGGATCCTGAGATTGCTGATATTATTGAGCTTGAGAAAGCTAGGCAATGGAag GGGCTAGAATTGATACCGTCAGAGAATTTCACCTCTGTGTCTGTGATGCAAGCGGTTGGATCGGTTATGACCAACAAATACAGTGAGGGGTACCCTGGTGCAAGATATTATGGTGGAAATGA GTATATTGACATGGCTGAAACACTGTGCCAAAAGCGTGCCCTAGAAGCTTTTAGATTGGATCCCGCTAAATGGGGAG TGAACGTGCAGCCTCTGTCAGGGTCTCCTGCAAATTTCCACGTTTACACTGCATTGCTTAAACCTCATGAAAGAATCATGGCACTTGATCTTCCTCATGGTGGCCATCTTTCTCACGGATATCAG ACTGATACCAAAAAGATATCTGCAGTCTCGATATTTTTTGAGACAATGCCATATCGATTGAATGAAAGTACAGGATACATCGACTATGACCAG ATGGAGAAATCTGCTACACTCTTCAGGccaaaattaattgttgctggAGCTAGCGCTTATGCACGTCTCTATGATTATGAACGTGTACGCAAG GTTTGCGATAAACAGAAAGCTATACTATTGGCAGATATGGCACACATCAGTGGATTGGTTGCAGCTGGTGTCATCCCATCACCTTTTGATTATGCTGATGTAGTTACTACCACAACTCACAAGTCACTTCGAGGACCACGTGGAGCTATGATATTCTACAGAAAAGGGGTTAAAGAAATTAACAAACAAGGAAAAGAG GTATTGTATGACTACGAAGACAAAATCAACCAAGCTGTTTTCCCTGGACTGCAAGGTGGCCCTCACAACCACACTATTACTGGTTTAGCTGTTGCGTTGAAGCAG GCCACTACTCCCGAATATAGAGCATATCAAGAGCAAGTTCTCAGCAACAGCTTTAAATTTGCACAG GCTCTGAGTGAGAGAAGCTATGAGCTTGTCTCTGGTGGAACCGAGAATCACCTGGTTTTGGTGAATCTGAAGAATAAG GGTATTGATGGCTCCAGAGTTGAGAAGGTGTTGGAAGCAGTTCATATTGCAGCTAATAAAAACACTGTTCCTGGAGATGTGTCTGCCATGGTTCCTGGTGGCATCAGGATGG GAACCCCTGCTCTTACTTCTAGAGGATTTGTTGAGGAGGATTTTGTCAAGGTAGCAGAGTTTTTTGATGCAGCAGTGAAGATAGCTGTGAAGATTAAGGGAGAGAGCAAAG GAACAAAGCTGAAGGACTTCTTGGCCACAATTGAGTCATCTTCTACCTTTCAATCGGAGATAGCAAAGCTCCGCCTTGATGTTGAGGAGTATGCAAAACAATTTCCAACCATTGGTTTTGATAAAGCAACCATGAAGCACAAGaattga
- the LOC114424665 gene encoding uncharacterized protein LOC114424665, translating to MLAGYAYTEKMHWRHLGDIRANKPSAAEWLDQLPKQKWVQCFDEGKRWGHMTTNLSESVNSMFKTTRHLPVSSLVEEIYFKTAQLFANRGRQTQAMINSGSQYSEVVFDAINSGQQESNTHCK from the exons ATGTTGGCTG GGTACGCATACACGGAGAAGATGCACTGGCGACATCTTGGGGATATTCGTGCGAATAAGCCAAGTGCAGCTGAATGGCTTGATCAATTACCCAAACAAAAATGGGTACAATGCTTTGATGAGGGGAAACGTTGGGGACATATGACTACCAATTTGTCGGAGTCTGTTAATTCCATGTTCAAAACCACAAGACATTTGCCGGTGTCATCATTGGTTGAGGAGATCTATTTCAAGACCGCACAACTCTTTGCTAATAGAGGTCGACAAACTCAGGCAATGATCAACTCCGGCTCACAGTATTCTGAAGTCGTCTTCGATGCAATCAATAGTGGTCAACAAGAATCTAATACACATTGTAAATGA